Proteins from a single region of Hymenobacter aquaticus:
- a CDS encoding restriction endonuclease subunit S, whose product MMNSWRNVKLGDIARLIKDGYTPEPDDDTPYIGLEHIEQQTLRLISCGIASDVTSTKAQFKTGDILFGKLRPYFRKVYRPKFDGICSTDIWVIRARTGVDQGFLFYLLASYEFVDMTAAGSSGTRMPRADWKYLSNSEWRWKLPPLPEQQQIAAILSSLDDKIELNRRMNQTLEQLAQTLFRQWFVAFDFSNAEGQPYRSSGGEMVESELGEIPQGWRVGSLDTIATYLNGLALQKFPADGPDSLPVIKIREMRQGITDATDRASRAVGEKYIIQDGDILFSWSGTLDVVMWSGGEGALNQHLFKVSSSAYPKWFFYLWTLFHLEQFKQIAKDKATTMGHIQRRHLTEAIVTIPNEFQLETMSLVLEPILSRILNNMLESRTLATLRDTLLPQLLSGRLTVRQGEELAAQS is encoded by the coding sequence ATGATGAACAGTTGGCGAAATGTTAAGCTAGGTGATATAGCACGCTTGATAAAAGACGGCTATACTCCCGAACCTGATGATGACACTCCCTATATAGGACTTGAGCATATAGAGCAGCAGACCTTACGGCTTATAAGCTGTGGTATAGCTTCGGATGTAACTAGTACAAAGGCCCAATTCAAAACCGGTGATATTCTCTTTGGGAAGCTAAGGCCATACTTTAGAAAGGTTTACCGGCCTAAGTTTGATGGAATATGCTCTACTGATATTTGGGTAATTAGAGCAAGGACAGGAGTAGATCAAGGCTTCTTGTTCTATTTACTAGCTAGTTACGAGTTCGTTGATATGACAGCAGCAGGGTCATCTGGAACACGTATGCCCCGTGCTGATTGGAAGTATCTTAGTAATTCCGAATGGCGCTGGAAACTTCCTCCGCTTCCCGAGCAACAGCAGATAGCAGCCATTCTTTCCAGCCTCGACGACAAAATCGAGTTGAACCGGCGTATGAACCAGACGCTGGAGCAACTGGCGCAAACCCTGTTTCGGCAGTGGTTCGTGGCTTTTGATTTTTCGAATGCCGAGGGGCAGCCTTACCGCAGCAGTGGCGGGGAGATGGTTGAGTCGGAGTTGGGTGAGATTCCGCAGGGGTGGCGGGTCGGCTCTTTGGATACTATCGCTACCTACCTGAATGGGCTTGCTCTACAGAAGTTTCCTGCTGATGGTCCAGACTCTCTGCCTGTAATTAAGATTCGGGAGATGCGGCAAGGTATTACAGATGCTACCGATAGAGCTAGCCGTGCTGTTGGAGAGAAATATATTATCCAAGATGGAGATATACTTTTTTCCTGGTCGGGTACTTTGGATGTTGTAATGTGGAGTGGAGGTGAGGGTGCTTTAAATCAACATCTTTTTAAAGTTTCATCTTCAGCTTACCCCAAATGGTTCTTCTATTTGTGGACCTTGTTTCACTTAGAGCAATTTAAGCAGATAGCTAAAGATAAGGCCACGACAATGGGTCATATTCAGCGGCGGCATCTCACAGAAGCGATAGTTACTATTCCGAATGAATTTCAGCTAGAGACTATGAGCTTGGTACTTGAGCCTATTCTGAGCAGAATTCTTAACAATATGCTCGAATCCCGCACCCTGGCCACGCTGCGCGACACGCTACTGCCGCAGCTGCTGAGCGGGCGGCTCACGGTGCGGCAGGGCGAGGAGCTGGCAGCGCAGAGCTGA
- a CDS encoding Fic/DOC family protein: protein MKYQAADGEGEVLPNRLGLTERAAVEQAETQGFLLAEQELLEELREDQVFDAAYLQELHRRALGEVYEFAGRYRSVNMSKGGFTFPAALHLPQSMAAFEREMLLPLPHAWPTTADLVRDVARVHAELLFIHPFREGNGRTARVLANLMAYKNGSTSFQWEKLAEPEQFALYVRAVQAAGRQVDYGPMEAVIRSVLPSELA from the coding sequence ATGAAGTACCAGGCCGCCGATGGGGAAGGGGAGGTGCTGCCCAACCGGCTGGGGCTGACCGAGCGGGCGGCGGTGGAGCAGGCCGAAACCCAGGGGTTTCTGCTGGCCGAGCAGGAGCTGCTGGAGGAGCTGCGGGAAGACCAGGTATTCGACGCGGCCTACCTCCAGGAGCTTCACCGCCGGGCCCTAGGGGAAGTGTACGAGTTTGCGGGGCGCTACCGCAGCGTGAACATGTCGAAAGGCGGCTTCACGTTTCCGGCGGCCCTGCACCTGCCCCAGAGTATGGCGGCATTCGAGCGGGAAATGCTGCTGCCGCTGCCGCACGCGTGGCCTACCACCGCCGACCTGGTGCGCGACGTGGCCCGGGTACACGCTGAACTGCTGTTCATTCACCCGTTTCGGGAGGGCAACGGCCGCACGGCCCGGGTGCTGGCCAACCTGATGGCCTACAAAAACGGCTCGACCAGCTTTCAGTGGGAGAAGCTGGCCGAGCCGGAACAGTTTGCGCTGTATGTGCGGGCCGTGCAAGCCGCCGGGCGGCAGGTTGACTACGGGCCGATGGAGGCGGTTATTCGGAGCGTTTTGCCTTCGGAGCTGGCGTAG
- a CDS encoding type I restriction endonuclease subunit R, which produces MTEDDIEQLALEFLAAQQYQTVYGPTLGPPDSNHGGEERQHYDDVVLAGRLRDFLDRHNRHLPADARQDALRQVLRVGEGLTPLAANEAFHTLLTEGVPVEYRDPASGEVRGDRVWLIDWDRPEQNQFLAVNQLTIIEDGQNKRPDMVLFVNGMPLVVLELKNAANAKATCKQAFQQLQTYKKAIPGLFVYNALLVVSDGFEAKAGTVSSDWSRFSAWKARDEYGLAPTNESQLETLCAGLLPPAHLLDVLRHFLVFEHARNGTIKKLAAYHQFFAVRKAVTATQKAASVRGDKRAGVVWHTQGSGKSLSMVFYAGKLVVSEELGNPTLVILTDRNDLDQQLYQTFTDCRALMRQVPEQAEDREDLRRKLSVAAGGVVFTTIQKFLPEEKGTRYPELSARRNIVVIADEAHRSQYDFIDGFARHLRDALPNATYIGFTGTPVESTDRNTQAVFGDYIDVYDIQQAVEDGATVRIYYENRLVKINLKAGEEDLVDTAFEELTESEELTAKQQLKARWARVEALVGSDDRVRRIAQDIVQHFEARTAVLAGKGMIVCMSRRICAALYAEIVKLRPEWHSANDKQGKLKVVMTGSSSDAEHLQPHIRNKAARTALADRMKDPQDELQLVIVRDMWLTGFDAPSLHTLYVDKPMKGHNLMQAIARVNRVFPGKDGGLVVDYLGIATDLKRALATYTESGGKGKPTLDQAEAVAATLSFHEAVVSLLHGCNYGGYYSLTTKQKLAGIIDLADCVLALPDNGRQRFLDQTLGLLKTFAIAVPHPTVLALSDDVALFQAVRARLLKLEEGSKPAGKSDEEVDTAIRQIVSDAVVAGDVVDIFAEAGLRKPDISILSDEFLAEVRGLKQKNIALELLKKLLVEDIKSRARSNVVQSRKFSEMLDAAVKKYQNNVITAAQIIDELIKLAKDLKEQDARGDKFNLNKDELAFYDALGASESAVEVMGDDKLRIIARELVDIVRKNTSIDWTLKESVQANLRRLVKRILNKYGYPPDLQARAVETVLEQAKRLAVSSNI; this is translated from the coding sequence ATGACCGAAGACGATATAGAGCAACTTGCGCTGGAATTTCTAGCGGCCCAGCAATACCAAACTGTATACGGCCCTACTTTGGGCCCACCCGATAGCAACCACGGCGGCGAGGAACGGCAGCACTACGACGACGTAGTACTAGCCGGCAGGCTGCGCGACTTCCTGGACCGTCACAACCGCCACCTGCCGGCCGACGCCCGCCAGGATGCCCTGCGGCAGGTGCTGCGCGTGGGCGAAGGGCTGACCCCGCTGGCTGCCAACGAGGCATTCCATACCCTGCTCACCGAGGGCGTGCCTGTGGAGTACCGCGACCCGGCCAGCGGGGAAGTGCGCGGCGACCGGGTGTGGCTGATCGACTGGGACCGACCCGAGCAAAATCAGTTTCTGGCGGTCAATCAGCTTACCATCATAGAGGACGGGCAGAATAAGCGGCCCGACATGGTGCTGTTCGTGAATGGGATGCCGCTGGTGGTGCTGGAACTGAAGAACGCTGCCAATGCCAAGGCTACCTGCAAGCAGGCTTTTCAGCAGCTACAAACCTATAAGAAGGCTATTCCGGGGCTGTTTGTGTACAACGCCCTATTGGTCGTGTCAGATGGCTTCGAGGCCAAGGCCGGCACGGTGTCGTCGGACTGGTCGCGCTTCTCGGCCTGGAAAGCCCGCGACGAGTACGGTTTGGCCCCGACCAATGAGTCGCAGCTGGAAACGCTGTGTGCTGGCCTGCTCCCGCCCGCCCACCTGCTCGACGTGCTGCGTCACTTTCTGGTATTCGAGCACGCCCGCAACGGCACGATTAAGAAGCTGGCGGCCTACCACCAGTTCTTTGCCGTGCGCAAGGCTGTGACGGCCACCCAGAAAGCCGCCAGCGTGCGTGGTGACAAGCGCGCTGGGGTAGTGTGGCACACCCAGGGCTCGGGCAAGAGCCTGAGCATGGTATTCTACGCCGGCAAGCTTGTAGTGAGTGAAGAGCTGGGTAACCCCACGCTGGTAATTCTTACGGACCGCAACGACCTTGACCAGCAGCTTTACCAGACCTTTACCGACTGCCGCGCCCTGATGCGGCAGGTGCCCGAGCAGGCGGAAGACCGCGAAGATCTACGCCGCAAGCTGAGCGTAGCGGCCGGCGGGGTGGTATTCACTACTATTCAGAAGTTTCTGCCCGAAGAGAAGGGAACCCGCTACCCGGAGCTAAGTGCCCGGCGCAACATCGTCGTCATTGCCGACGAGGCCCACCGCAGCCAGTACGACTTTATCGACGGCTTTGCCCGCCACCTGCGCGACGCTCTGCCCAATGCTACCTATATCGGCTTCACTGGTACGCCCGTCGAAAGCACTGACCGTAATACCCAGGCGGTATTCGGCGACTACATCGACGTGTACGACATTCAGCAGGCGGTGGAAGATGGGGCTACGGTGCGCATCTACTATGAAAACCGACTGGTTAAAATCAACCTGAAAGCGGGGGAGGAAGATTTAGTAGATACTGCCTTTGAGGAGTTAACTGAAAGTGAAGAGTTAACGGCTAAGCAGCAGCTTAAGGCCCGCTGGGCGCGGGTGGAAGCTCTGGTCGGCAGCGACGACCGGGTGCGCCGTATTGCTCAGGACATCGTGCAGCACTTTGAGGCCCGCACCGCCGTGTTGGCGGGCAAGGGTATGATTGTGTGCATGAGTCGCCGTATCTGTGCGGCTCTGTACGCTGAAATCGTGAAGCTGCGCCCCGAATGGCATTCGGCCAATGACAAGCAGGGCAAGCTAAAAGTGGTCATGACTGGTTCCAGCTCCGATGCGGAGCACTTGCAGCCCCATATCCGCAACAAAGCAGCCCGTACGGCTCTGGCCGACCGGATGAAAGACCCCCAGGACGAGTTGCAGCTCGTTATCGTGCGCGACATGTGGCTCACTGGCTTCGACGCGCCCAGCCTGCATACACTGTATGTCGATAAGCCTATGAAGGGCCACAACCTGATGCAGGCTATTGCCCGCGTCAACCGGGTATTTCCGGGCAAGGACGGGGGGCTGGTAGTAGACTATCTGGGTATTGCCACCGATTTGAAACGGGCCCTAGCTACTTACACCGAAAGCGGGGGAAAGGGCAAGCCTACCCTCGATCAGGCCGAAGCAGTAGCCGCTACCCTAAGTTTCCACGAAGCTGTAGTGTCGTTGCTGCACGGTTGTAACTACGGGGGGTATTACTCCCTGACAACGAAGCAGAAGCTGGCCGGCATTATCGACTTGGCCGACTGCGTGCTGGCTTTGCCTGACAATGGCCGACAGCGTTTCTTGGACCAGACGTTAGGTCTGCTTAAAACCTTCGCTATTGCCGTACCGCACCCTACTGTATTAGCACTTAGTGACGATGTGGCCTTGTTCCAGGCCGTGCGGGCCCGACTGCTAAAGCTGGAAGAAGGCAGCAAGCCGGCAGGTAAATCGGATGAAGAAGTGGATACAGCCATTCGCCAAATCGTGTCCGATGCTGTCGTAGCAGGCGACGTGGTAGATATCTTCGCCGAAGCCGGCCTGCGCAAGCCCGATATTTCTATTCTATCAGATGAATTTCTTGCCGAAGTGCGGGGGTTGAAGCAGAAGAATATTGCCCTAGAGTTGTTGAAGAAGCTGCTAGTCGAGGATATCAAAAGCCGAGCACGTAGTAACGTTGTACAAAGCCGCAAGTTCTCGGAGATGCTCGATGCGGCGGTGAAGAAATACCAGAACAACGTCATCACAGCCGCACAGATAATTGATGAGTTAATTAAGCTGGCCAAAGACCTTAAGGAGCAAGATGCCCGGGGTGACAAGTTCAACTTGAACAAGGATGAATTAGCATTCTATGATGCTTTAGGAGCTAGTGAAAGTGCTGTTGAGGTGATGGGTGATGATAAGCTACGCATTATTGCCCGCGAACTGGTCGATATCGTGCGCAAAAACACCAGCATCGACTGGACGCTGAAGGAAAGTGTGCAGGCTAATCTGCGTCGGCTTGTCAAGCGCATATTGAATAAGTACGGTTACCCACCGGATTTACAAGCTAGGGCTGTGGAAACGGTGTTAGAACAAGCGAAACGGTTGGCCGTGTCGAGTAATATCTAG
- a CDS encoding GAF domain-containing protein codes for MNTPSHLLSSNEPQRLAALQAYQVSGDAPFFDEFVRLTGKLFQVPIALVSLVEADTVWFRGNAGLDAPARVPRSVSLCSAAILSDEATVFEDLHQQPCSLVAPTAVEALGLRFYAGYPLHTSSGEAVGTLCVIDRQPRTLAPEELALLPQLAAVALQLLDVQVELARQRGTLASLWPDIYQAIAGSLSRLDTLVGLAQWEESPDTPAARAYQASRREEASLLVSTLQQQLAQALRQLRAAG; via the coding sequence ATGAATACGCCTTCTCATCTACTGTCTTCGAATGAGCCCCAGCGCCTGGCGGCCCTGCAGGCGTACCAGGTCAGCGGGGATGCGCCCTTCTTCGACGAGTTCGTGCGCCTGACGGGCAAGCTGTTCCAGGTGCCCATTGCGCTGGTGTCGTTGGTGGAGGCCGATACCGTCTGGTTCCGGGGCAACGCGGGCCTGGACGCGCCCGCGCGGGTACCCCGCAGCGTGAGCCTGTGCTCGGCCGCCATTCTCTCCGACGAGGCCACCGTGTTTGAGGACCTGCACCAGCAGCCCTGCTCCCTGGTGGCGCCCACGGCCGTAGAGGCCCTGGGCCTGCGCTTCTACGCCGGCTACCCCCTGCACACTTCCAGCGGGGAGGCCGTGGGCACGCTCTGCGTTATCGACCGCCAGCCCCGGACCCTGGCCCCGGAAGAGTTGGCCCTGCTGCCGCAGCTGGCGGCCGTGGCCCTGCAACTGCTCGACGTGCAGGTGGAGCTGGCCCGGCAGCGTGGCACCCTGGCCTCGCTCTGGCCCGACATCTACCAGGCCATTGCCGGCTCGCTCAGCCGCCTCGATACCCTGGTCGGGCTGGCCCAGTGGGAAGAGTCGCCTGATACGCCGGCGGCCCGGGCTTACCAGGCCTCGCGCCGGGAGGAGGCGAGCCTGCTGGTGAGCACCCTGCAACAGCAGCTCGCCCAGGCCCTGCGGCAGCTGCGCGCGGCCGGCTAG
- a CDS encoding D-alanyl-D-alanine carboxypeptidase: MLLLRLVFCLLLGAGAAASLPACTPDSKTAAPVAARPGGSTPLPWLDSLLTTAPALRRHQVGLSITDAATGEVVYGLNEDRYFTPASVMKLFSFYTGLQLLGDSLPSLRYFSRHDTLFFQGTGDPTFLHGDVPSRRAYAFLAGRPERRLAYCDIATPPPYGPSWAWDDFRYYFQAERTAFPLYGNTVRFYARAPVPARRRLPAVPQRVRVLPRPFAPLLGRATAEEMAGHHPDQHVSRAQLENRFTYFPSARRWVDEVPYRTSRTLLLRLLGDTLRRAVVHAPWQPRPQDSIRTLRGLPADSLYRRMLRVSDNFLAEQLLLMCATRLGPPRDSLSAWRVLRHARRTYFRALPDALPWVDGSGLSRLNLVTPRSLSALLVLLHQQVPEPRLLRLLAAGGGQGTLRHRYHDARGPWLWGKTGTLTHTCNLAGYVRTRSGRLLAVSFLNNSIPGSDQPTRNEMQRILGQVRKRL, encoded by the coding sequence GTGCTGCTACTACGACTTGTTTTCTGCCTGCTGCTCGGGGCCGGGGCCGCGGCCAGCCTGCCGGCCTGCACCCCGGATTCCAAAACCGCCGCCCCCGTCGCCGCCCGGCCCGGGGGCAGCACCCCCCTGCCCTGGCTCGACTCGCTGCTGACCACGGCCCCGGCCCTGCGCCGGCACCAGGTGGGCCTGAGCATTACCGACGCGGCCACGGGTGAAGTAGTGTACGGCCTGAATGAGGACCGCTACTTCACCCCGGCCAGCGTGATGAAACTCTTCAGCTTCTACACCGGCCTGCAGCTGCTCGGCGACTCGCTGCCCAGCCTGCGCTACTTCAGCCGCCACGACACGCTGTTTTTCCAGGGCACCGGCGACCCGACCTTCCTGCACGGCGACGTGCCCTCGCGCCGGGCCTACGCCTTTTTGGCCGGCCGCCCCGAGCGGCGGCTGGCCTACTGCGACATTGCCACCCCGCCGCCCTACGGCCCCAGCTGGGCCTGGGACGACTTCCGCTACTACTTCCAGGCCGAGCGCACGGCCTTCCCGCTCTACGGCAACACGGTGCGCTTCTACGCCCGCGCCCCGGTGCCGGCCCGCCGCCGGCTGCCGGCCGTGCCCCAGCGGGTGCGGGTGCTGCCCCGCCCCTTCGCCCCGCTCCTGGGCCGGGCTACCGCCGAGGAAATGGCCGGCCATCACCCCGATCAGCACGTGAGCCGGGCCCAGCTGGAGAACCGCTTTACCTACTTCCCGTCGGCGCGGCGGTGGGTGGATGAGGTGCCCTACCGCACCAGCCGCACGCTGCTGCTGCGCCTGCTCGGCGACACGCTGCGCCGCGCCGTGGTGCACGCCCCCTGGCAGCCCCGCCCCCAGGACAGCATCCGGACCCTGCGGGGCCTGCCCGCCGACTCGCTCTACCGGCGCATGCTGCGGGTCAGCGACAATTTCCTGGCCGAGCAGTTGCTGCTGATGTGCGCCACCCGGCTGGGTCCGCCCCGCGACTCGCTCAGCGCCTGGCGCGTGCTGCGCCACGCCCGCCGCACCTACTTCCGCGCCCTGCCCGATGCGCTGCCCTGGGTCGACGGCTCGGGCCTGTCCCGCCTCAACCTGGTCACGCCCCGCTCTCTGAGCGCCCTGCTCGTGCTGCTGCACCAGCAGGTGCCCGAGCCCCGCCTGCTGCGCCTGCTGGCGGCCGGCGGCGGCCAGGGCACCCTGCGCCACCGCTACCACGACGCCCGGGGCCCCTGGCTCTGGGGCAAGACCGGTACCCTGACCCACACCTGCAACCTGGCCGGCTACGTGCGCACCCGCAGCGGCCGCCTGCTGGCCGTGAGTTTCCTCAACAACAGCATCCCCGGTTCCGACCAGCCCACCCGCAACGAGATGCAGCGGATTCTGGGCCAGGTCAGGAAACGGCTGTAG
- a CDS encoding VOC family protein, protein MDNTAIPLPPRNPAGGPGQLRAAHVGLRTPDYAATLHWYTSKLGFRILKEWTVGELQLAFLAPANDDQFWLEVLHDPAAGPAPAPGQPLVAGFHHLCFEVDNLDETLAELRARDVPVIREPFRVPAIGTRCGFVADLHGNVLELAENI, encoded by the coding sequence ATGGACAATACTGCCATTCCCCTGCCCCCCAGGAACCCCGCCGGCGGCCCCGGCCAGCTGCGCGCGGCCCACGTGGGCCTGCGCACCCCCGACTACGCGGCCACCCTGCACTGGTACACCAGCAAGCTGGGCTTCCGCATCCTGAAGGAGTGGACCGTGGGCGAGCTGCAGCTGGCGTTTCTGGCCCCGGCCAACGACGACCAATTCTGGCTGGAAGTGCTGCACGACCCCGCCGCCGGCCCCGCCCCGGCTCCCGGCCAGCCCCTGGTAGCGGGCTTCCACCACCTCTGCTTCGAGGTCGACAACCTGGACGAAACCCTGGCCGAGCTGCGCGCCCGCGACGTGCCGGTCATCCGGGAGCCGTTCCGCGTGCCGGCCATCGGCACGCGCTGCGGGTTCGTGGCCGACCTGCACGGCAACGTGCTGGAGCTGGCCGAGAATATCTGA
- a CDS encoding SDR family NAD(P)-dependent oxidoreductase — protein sequence MKTALITGANKSIGFETARQLLRLGYHVFLGSRDPHKGQQAADQLRVEGYAEVEPLPLDVTDPASVAAARAALGQRISVLDVLINNAGISGGMPQPTLTTAVSVVREVFETNVFGVMEVTQAFLDLLRASAAPRIVNVTSGLGSLTLHNDPTWKYYPVKGAAYVPSKAALNAYTIMLAYELRDTAFKVNAVDPGYTATDFNHHSGPGTVAAAAARVVRAAVLGPDGPTSQFFSDDNAPETGLSPW from the coding sequence ATGAAAACCGCTCTGATTACCGGCGCCAACAAAAGCATCGGCTTCGAAACCGCCCGCCAGCTGCTCCGGCTCGGCTACCACGTGTTCCTGGGCAGCCGCGACCCGCACAAAGGCCAGCAGGCCGCCGACCAGCTCCGGGTCGAAGGCTACGCCGAGGTTGAGCCCCTGCCACTCGACGTTACCGACCCCGCCTCCGTGGCCGCCGCCCGCGCCGCGCTGGGCCAGAGAATCTCTGTCCTGGACGTGCTCATCAACAACGCCGGCATCAGCGGCGGCATGCCCCAGCCGACGCTGACCACGGCCGTCAGCGTGGTGCGGGAGGTGTTCGAAACCAACGTCTTCGGGGTGATGGAAGTCACCCAGGCCTTCCTGGACTTGCTGCGCGCGTCGGCCGCGCCCCGCATCGTCAACGTCACCTCCGGCCTGGGCTCCCTTACCCTGCACAACGACCCGACCTGGAAGTACTACCCGGTGAAGGGCGCCGCCTACGTGCCCTCGAAAGCGGCCCTGAACGCCTACACCATCATGCTGGCCTACGAGCTGCGCGACACGGCTTTCAAGGTCAACGCCGTGGACCCGGGCTACACCGCCACCGACTTCAACCACCACAGCGGCCCGGGCACGGTAGCGGCGGCCGCCGCCCGGGTGGTCAGGGCCGCCGTGCTGGGCCCCGACGGCCCCACCAGCCAGTTTTTCAGCGACGACAACGCCCCCGAAACCGGCCTCAGCCCCTGGTAA
- a CDS encoding AraC family transcriptional regulator produces MYPFPGKPLIPVYTSEHHGLTGGKGSQPFSIVQSEGALVYEEDLLIPHRKSYYLLVFVRQNQGRHWVDMTSYARKNRTLYFTAPHQVLVKEAPTPFWGTYLTFTPEFLALQQHAALRELPLILNPHHGHELRLSEADWAFAEDMLAKLAAEYQRPGEWQHRMLTAYLTVLLTYLSRLYTEQFTGAEPSADQLLLRTFRARIEESFREQHAVGAYAAQLHISAGHLSEVVKAQSGRPAIKHIHERLVLEARRLLFYTPLSLKEIAFDLGFSDASYFNRFFKREVGTTPAEYRSSIRKMYQ; encoded by the coding sequence ATGTATCCGTTTCCCGGCAAACCCCTGATTCCGGTTTATACCTCCGAGCACCACGGCCTGACCGGCGGCAAGGGCAGCCAGCCCTTTAGCATCGTGCAGTCGGAAGGGGCGCTGGTGTACGAGGAAGACCTGCTGATTCCGCACCGCAAGTCGTATTACCTGCTGGTGTTCGTGCGGCAGAACCAGGGCCGGCACTGGGTCGACATGACCTCCTACGCGCGCAAAAACCGCACGCTCTACTTCACCGCGCCCCACCAGGTGCTGGTGAAAGAGGCGCCCACGCCGTTCTGGGGCACCTACCTCACCTTCACCCCCGAGTTTCTGGCCCTGCAGCAGCACGCCGCCCTGCGCGAGCTGCCCCTGATTCTGAACCCTCACCACGGCCACGAGCTGCGGCTTTCGGAGGCCGACTGGGCGTTTGCCGAAGATATGCTGGCCAAGCTCGCGGCCGAGTACCAGCGCCCCGGCGAGTGGCAGCACCGCATGCTCACGGCCTACCTCACGGTGCTGCTCACCTACCTGAGCCGGCTCTACACCGAGCAGTTCACCGGCGCCGAGCCGTCGGCCGACCAGCTGCTGCTGCGCACCTTCCGGGCCCGGATTGAGGAGAGCTTCCGCGAACAGCACGCGGTAGGGGCCTACGCCGCGCAGCTCCACATTTCGGCCGGCCACCTGAGCGAGGTCGTCAAGGCCCAGAGCGGGCGGCCGGCCATCAAGCACATTCACGAGCGGCTGGTGCTCGAAGCCCGCCGCCTGCTGTTTTACACACCCCTGTCGCTCAAGGAAATTGCCTTCGACCTGGGCTTTTCCGACGCGTCCTACTTCAACCGCTTCTTCAAGCGCGAGGTGGGCACCACGCCGGCCGAGTACCGCAGCAGCATCCGCAAAATGTACCAGTAA